Genomic window (Grus americana isolate bGruAme1 chromosome 25, bGruAme1.mat, whole genome shotgun sequence):
GGGGGCTGACGGGATGGGGGTTTCTAGGGCTGAAGAGTGAGAGAGTGAGATGGATTTTGGCTGTAGGCTTCAGTTAATAGGGACTAGCAGCACTGGGTTGGTTTCTACTAGGCTGAACCTTGCTGGTGGGGCAAAGGGGGATGAGCAGAGGAAGCCAGCCAACCTTTTGTGCTGTCTGGGTTCtctccctggggaaaaaaattgcatattgGGGCTGTCATTCCTCTCAACACAGAGGTGAGAAATTATGGAGGGTACAGGGCcttggaaaggaagagaggtgAGATTGGGGTGAGATGAGGCTCTCGGACATGAGGGGTGCCAGACTGCAGAGGCCGTGGGAGGGCGAAGGGGCTGGTGGTCCTTGGGGTGAGGACAGGGACAAGGAATGCCTGGCTATCGCTGCCATATGGTTCCAGGAGCCCCCCTGTACAACAACGAGCCCTTCTCCGTCATGCTCTTTGGGATGGTGACCAAATTCTGCAGCGGCCATGCTCCTCACTTCCCCATGAAGAAGGTGCTGCTCTTGCTGTGGAAGACTGTGCTGGTAAGGAGAGGCCGTGGGGTGCGCTGGCACGTGtcttgtgttttttttgttCGGCAGAGGAAGGAAGTTCTGCCCTCGGAGCTGGCTGTAATCGCTCCATCCTCTTTTTCTGGCATTCAGTCGAGTAGTTTGCACCCTACTGAACCCACCTCCGGGTTTCACCCCGTAGGGGAGCATTGGATACTGTGTCTGGGGTCTGCATGTGCTGTGGTCTCCCTTGCAGTGCACCCTGGGGGGCTTCGAGGAGCTCCAGAGCATGAAGGCAGAGAAGCGGGAGATTCTGGGCCTCCCGCCGCTCCCGGAGGACAGCATTAAAGTGATCCGCAACATGCGAGCTGCCTCCCCGCCCGCGTCTGCCTCCGATCTGAtcgagcagcagcagaagcgaGGCCGGCGGGAGCACAAGGTGAGGGGACGGCTGGGGTCTGGGCGCTGACCTTGGAGCAGCTCGTCCCCAGGGTATTCACCTGCCTGCTCTTCTTGTCTCTCCAGGCCCTGATTAAGCAGGATAACCTTGATGCCTTCAACGAGCGGGACCCTTACAAAGCTGACGACTCccgtgaggaagaggaggaaaatgatgatgataacaGCCTGGAGGGAGAGACCTTCCCCCTTGAAAGGGATGAAGTGATGCCTCCACCCACCCAGCATCCCCCCAGCGACCGCATCACCTGCCCCAAGGGGCTGCCCTGGGCCCCCAAGGTCCGGTGAGTTGATGGGGCTGACTTTGGGACAGGCTGTTGGGAGAGCTGGTGCGGGTTAAGGAAAACAGGGGCTGTTAAATACTGAGAACTTCAGCAGGGATGTGGGGAAGGTGTTGGGGATGGGCGGTCGATCTGATGGTCActttggtggttggttttttggtggggtgggCTCCGCACCATCTCCTTTATCTGACCGTGAGGCTTTTCCTGACACCCTGTGCCTGGGGCTATGGTGTACCCAGGCGGACAGGAAGATGTGACTCTTTCCCTTGTCCCTttgctgcagagaaaaggaCATTGAGATGTTTCTGGAGTCCAGCCGCAGCAAATTCATTGGCTACACGCTGGGCAGGTGGGTTCTCACAGAGCCAGCCTGGGGAGCTACTGATTTGACGGGGATTGCGGCAGAGGCTTCTAGGGTGGGAGCTGCCGTTGCCCTCCGCTTGGCCATAGAGAAGGCTGTAGAGCTCGCTGGCTCCTTCTCGGGGTGGTGGTCTCTGACCTGCCTGGGGGTGGCTTAGGtttgctcctgcctgcacccagcctggctcttcccttctttctaGTGACACCAACACCGTGGTGGGCTTGCCCAGGCCCATCCACGAGAGCATCCGAACCCTGAAGCTGGTGAGTACATTGACAAATTTCTCCAGCCCCTCCCATTGTGTGGGTGCCCCTTCCCCATGCCCCTGCACTGACCACAGCTCAGGGCCAGTGGTGTTTTGCTGACCCCTCTCCCGCTTGCTCAGCCCTGTGACGGGAGAGGTCTCAAGTTTTTATGCTGTCCCTCACCTCCCAGGCTGGCTGAGCCCCTTTCCTTACTGGCTTCATCCCTTTCTTAATGGGATTGTCCCAGAGGTGAGGCCAGCAGCTGCCACCATGCCCATCAGCATGGGTCACCACTGGGACAGGAGTAACAGAGGCCCCTGGAGGGACTTAAAAAGTTGATGGGaccaggctggggctggtggcatCAATGGGGCGGTCGATGTGAACCCCTGCTCTCTTCCTGTGCAGCACAAGTACACGTCGATCGCAGAGGTGCAAGTGCACATGGAGGACGAGTACCTGCGCTCTCCGCTCTCTGGGGTGAGtgtggggatgaggatgggatgAAGCTcatgggctgggagctgggggcaCTCGGTTCTGCCAGGCCTtttggctgggctgggggggttgttctgctggggagggaggagcgATTTCTGTGAGGCAgagggtggggtgtgtgtggaggcttcgggcaggagctgggggtaTCCTGCCCTTGGGGTCGGGGAGCCTGGGATCAGCTCCTGGCGTGAGGATTTCTGCTCTCTCCTGGCACCAGGGGGAAGAAGAAGTGGAGCAAGTCCCTGCGGAGATCCTGTACCAGGGCCTCCTACCAAGCCTGCCGCAGTACATGGTGAGCTGGGCAGCACTGGGGGTCCCCTGCACCGTCCCTTTCCAGCAGTGCCCCCCACGCTTTCTTCCCACGTATGCCTCCCTGTTACTCCCTCCTGCGGTGGGGAGAGGGCCTGTGGCTGGTCCTCCCTTTCCCATCCCCTTTTCcatctctcccttctccccagatCGCTCTGCTGAAGATCCTCCTTGCTGCAGCCCCCACTTCCAAAGCCAAGACAGACTCCATCAACATTCTGGCGGATGTCTTGCCAGAGGAGATGCCGTGAGTGACTGTGGAGGGCGAGCAGAGCAGGGcggtggtgggaagggaagaagagggggACAGGAGGGTGCCAGGCAGGGTGGTGTAATTTGGGTTGGAGCTGTGCTTGAGGCCTCGTGGGTGATCTGACCACCTTCTGCTTGGTGGTGTGCCAGGAATCGTGCGTTGCTGCAGGAACTGGCTGCTGAGAGCCCAGGGGACAGCAGGGCAGTCCGCTGACAcctctggggctggcagggtgcGGACAGTGCCCCAGCCCAAGGATCCCTCTGTGTCCCCCAGGACCACAGTGCTGCAGAGCATGAAGCTGGGAGTGGATGTCAATCGGCACAAGGAAATCATCGTTAAAGccatttctgcagtgctgctcctcctgctcaaGCACTTCAAGCTGAATCACATCTACCAGGTGAGGCGGGCCAGGGTCTAGCCACCCCGCACAGGGCTTTGGGGTGGGCAGGACCCAGGGCAGGTCCTGTTCACCCGCCTTTCTCCTCAGTTTGAGTACATGGCCCAACATCTGGTCTTTGCCAACTGCATCCCGCTCATCCTGAAGTTCTTCAACCAGAACATCATGTCCTACATCACTGCCAAGAACAGGTAGTGGAGAGGAGTGCCTGCCTGCGTCCCTGCTGGGTGTGGGGAGAGGGTCCCTGCTTGCTTTGCCCCTCCATGATCCCTCCCCGGCCATGGCTCTGGCACAGGCAGACCTTGGGAAGTGCCTGCTGCAGCTGATCAGTGGGTGGGAGGCATGGAGCTGCATTGCCCTCAGGCCAGGTAGGATCTTGGGGAGCAGCACGGTactccctctccttcctgcagCATTTCCGTCCTGGACTACCCATACTGCGTGGTGCATGAGCTGCCGGAGCTGACAGCAGAGAGCCTGGTGAGTCACTCCCTTCTCTGCCAGGTCctggcaccctggggtgctTCCTAGCGGAAATTGTGGGtgtggggaggcagcagggctccatcacccagccctggcacccTCAGCACTCCTGCACTCGGCCcccggtgctgctggggctccagggagggtgtggggctggcagaCTCCTGCCTGCATGCTGTGCTGTACCCCTTTGGGCAAGGGTCCGGAACAGCCTCTCCTCGCCCCTGCTCCAACCTCTTGCCTCACCCCTGCCTCAATGTTCCTGCAGGAAGCTGGAGACAACAACCAGTTCTGCTGGAGAAACCTCTTCTCCTGCATAAACCTCCTGCGCATCCTGAACAAGCTGACCAAGTGGAAGCACTCCCGCACCATGGTGAGGGCCGGGAACACGCTggggctcagcccagcccgACTGGGGTGTCGCAGGGTGCCTGGACTGGGAGAGGGGGCTGTGGATACCTTGGGGTGCCACACCCCAGCCCTCACTGGGGAGCGGGAGGCAAGGGAGGGTGGgttgaagggaagagaaagagtgtgcatgctgcagggaagggtTTGTGTGTGCTGGAGGAGAGGGGGTTGGCGTGTGTGTGACAGGAGGTGCCCACAGACCCATCCCAGATGTGTCACCCCTCTGTCCCTGGCTGCCGGCGGGGCTGTTCCCCGcagatgctggtggtgttcaagtCAGCACCCATCCTGAAGCGGGCGCTGAAGGTGAAGCAGGCCATGATGCAGCTCTACGTGCTGAAGCTGCTCAAGGTACAGACCAAGTACCTGGGCCGGCAGTGGAGGAAGAGCAACATGAAGACCATGTCAGCCATCTACCAGAAAGTGCGGCACCGTCTCAATGACGACTGGGCTTACGGCAACGGTATGTCCTTCACAGCGGCTGCAGAGTGTCCTGTTATCTGCTGTCCTTCCCGCTCTGTGCAGTGACATGTCTGTGCCCAGAGTTGTGCCTGTGCTGCTTAGGGCTTGTGCAGCCCTGAGGttggggtgtggggagggatTTGTGGTAGTGGCATcgtggggaagagggaaaaggcTGTCAGTGGCTGGTGTTGGAGCTGTTGGTGGTTGCCTGCTCCGTGCCCTGCGTGTTGCTCTTTGTAAGGACCTGCAGAGCCCTTTCCCAAGGGATTTGGGCTGGCTGAAGGGCCCCTGGCTCCCCTCTGACCCCCTTGTTCCCTCTGCCCAGACCTGGACGCCCGTCCCTGGGACTTCCAGGCGGAGGAGTGCGCCCTGCGTGCCAGCATCGAGCGCTTCAACTCGCGTCGTTACGACCGGGCGCACAGCAACCCCGATTTTCTGCCTGTGGACAACTGCCTGCAGAGTGTGCTGGGCCAGCGCGTGGATCTGCCCGAGGATTTCCAGGTCAACTACGACCTGTGGCTGGAGCGGGAGGTCTTCTCCCGACCCATCTCCtgggaggagctgctgcagtgaCATGATGGGAAGGCAGGATGGGGGTGCTTTGGGGAGATCTCGAGGCTGGCCTGCTGCCAAGGGGCAGGGGGAACGAGGATTTCAGGAGGCCTATGGGTGCCTGGATCCCCTGTGGTGGGCTCAGGAAGAGGTGGGGGCTGCGGTGTCCTCGCCCAGATGccatcctgctgctctgcctccttccaGGCTGTGCCAGGCTCAACCTCGAGCTGAGGGTGAGGGTTTGGTGGAGACCACGGTGCCCTTGGGAGTCTCCTGTTGGGTGGGGGGGACCTGTGTGCACCCCTGGTTGATGCTTttggaggcagcgctgccatcctcctcctgctgcctgaCAAGCTAGGGC
Coding sequences:
- the STRIP1 gene encoding striatin-interacting protein 1 isoform X2, coding for MRLLDGLEVTAREKRLKVARAILYVAQGTFGECGSEAEVQAWMRYNIFLLLEVGTFNALVELLNMEIDNSAACSSAVRKPAISLADSTDLRVLLNIMYLIVETVRQEAEGDKPEWKSTRQTFRAELGAPLYNNEPFSVMLFGMVTKFCSGHAPHFPMKKVLLLLWKTVLCTLGGFEELQSMKAEKREILGLPPLPEDSIKVIRNMRAASPPASASDLIEQQQKRGRREHKALIKQDNLDAFNERDPYKADDSREEEEENDDDNSLEGETFPLERDEVMPPPTQHPPSDRITCPKGLPWAPKVREKDIEMFLESSRSKFIGYTLGSDTNTVVGLPRPIHESIRTLKLHKYTSIAEVQVHMEDEYLRSPLSGGEEEVEQVPAEILYQGLLPSLPQYMIALLKILLAAAPTSKAKTDSINILADVLPEEMPTTVLQSMKLGVDVNRHKEIIVKAISAVLLLLLKHFKLNHIYQFEYMAQHLVFANCIPLILKFFNQNIMSYITAKNSISVLDYPYCVVHELPELTAESLEAGDNNQFCWRNLFSCINLLRILNKLTKWKHSRTMMLVVFKSAPILKRALKVKQAMMQLYVLKLLKVQTKYLGRQWRKSNMKTMSAIYQKVRHRLNDDWAYGNDLDARPWDFQAEECALRASIERFNSRRYDRAHSNPDFLPVDNCLQSVLGQRVDLPEDFQVNYDLWLEREVFSRPISWEELLQ
- the STRIP1 gene encoding striatin-interacting protein 1 isoform X1; translated protein: MEPGGGGVGGPGPLPGNNKARGGAAPPGKARDLGRPPRKDSEGYSESPDLEFEYADTDKWAAELSELYSYTEGPEFLLNRKCFEEDFRIHVRDKKWTELDKNQHRTHAMRLLDGLEVTAREKRLKVARAILYVAQGTFGECGSEAEVQAWMRYNIFLLLEVGTFNALVELLNMEIDNSAACSSAVRKPAISLADSTDLRVLLNIMYLIVETVRQEAEGDKPEWKSTRQTFRAELGAPLYNNEPFSVMLFGMVTKFCSGHAPHFPMKKVLLLLWKTVLCTLGGFEELQSMKAEKREILGLPPLPEDSIKVIRNMRAASPPASASDLIEQQQKRGRREHKALIKQDNLDAFNERDPYKADDSREEEEENDDDNSLEGETFPLERDEVMPPPTQHPPSDRITCPKGLPWAPKVREKDIEMFLESSRSKFIGYTLGSDTNTVVGLPRPIHESIRTLKLHKYTSIAEVQVHMEDEYLRSPLSGGEEEVEQVPAEILYQGLLPSLPQYMIALLKILLAAAPTSKAKTDSINILADVLPEEMPTTVLQSMKLGVDVNRHKEIIVKAISAVLLLLLKHFKLNHIYQFEYMAQHLVFANCIPLILKFFNQNIMSYITAKNSISVLDYPYCVVHELPELTAESLEAGDNNQFCWRNLFSCINLLRILNKLTKWKHSRTMMLVVFKSAPILKRALKVKQAMMQLYVLKLLKVQTKYLGRQWRKSNMKTMSAIYQKVRHRLNDDWAYGNDLDARPWDFQAEECALRASIERFNSRRYDRAHSNPDFLPVDNCLQSVLGQRVDLPEDFQVNYDLWLEREVFSRPISWEELLQ